The following coding sequences lie in one Apostichopus japonicus isolate 1M-3 chromosome 13, ASM3797524v1, whole genome shotgun sequence genomic window:
- the LOC139979000 gene encoding E3 SUMO-protein ligase ZBED1-like — protein sequence MEGQFRPSVFEESVTRWGSRYDMIKRLLDHDEAVRRVLAMDPKTSHLLPTWQDMDVLKSICSALEQVSKFTDMISGENHVTISSVIPTLALFDAEIFAAKEGDTQLTKDMKRRMLEDFRSRYEGKDSTTLLKTACFLDPRFKIDYLDDDEVEEAKNCIIAECTGNMVKKVKNPFILSEVPGESSEGECHQGKRKFGDLLQKAKKRGQVGGVGGQSADLNNDEKIKKEIGTYLATESIQWEADPLEWWKGEAVKLPWLALLAKKYLSICGSSSSSERLFSTAGDIVTANRSRLQPEKVRMFTFLAKNL from the coding sequence GAAAGTGTAACACGCTGGGGGTCCCGGTACGACATGATTAAAAGGTTGTTGGACCATGACGAGGCAGTTAGAAGGGTGCTGGCCATGGACCCCAAGACCAGCCACCTCTTACCAACATGGCAGGACATGGATGTTCTCAAAAGCATTTGTAGCGCGCTAGAGCAGGTCTCTAAGTTTACGGACATGATTTCTGGGGAAAATCATGTAACCATTAGTTCCGTAATTCCCACACTCGCACTCTTTGATGCAGAGATATTTGCCGCAAAGGAAGGGGACACGCAACTAACAAAAGACATGAAACGACGAATGTTAGAGGACTTCCGGTCTCGCTACGAAGGGAAAGACTCTACCACTTTATTGAAAACAGCGTGTTTTCTAGACCCGCGGTTTAAAATCGATTACCTCGATGACGATGAGGTAGAAGAAGCAAAGAACTGTATTATTGCAGAATGTACAGGTAACATGGTAAAGAAAGTCAAGAACCCCTTTATTCTCAGTGAAGTACCAGGGGAAAGCAGTGAAGGGGAATGTCATCAAGGAAAAAGAAAGTTCGGAGATCTGCTTCAAAAGGCGAAAAAGCGTGGGCAAGTTGGTGGTGTTGGTGGCCAATCTGCTGATCTCAACAATGACgaaaaaatcaagaaagagattGGGACATATCTTGCCACCGAGTCAATTCAATGGGAGGCCGACCCACTGGAGTGGTGGAAGGGAGAGGCAGTCAAGTTGCCTTGGCTTGCTctcttggccaaaaaatacTTGTCAATTTGTGGATCAAGTTCCTCATCTGAGCGACTTTTTAGCACAGCTGGGGACATTGTAACTGCAAACAGAAGTAGACTGCAGCCAGAGAAAGTTAGGATGTTCacgtttttggccaaaaatctGTGA